One stretch of Candidatus Nitrosotenuis cloacae DNA includes these proteins:
- a CDS encoding GTP cyclohydrolase IIa produces the protein MIQLTIIKITEYGPWTLTLGSDREHELQMLQAHLYGQIQKLFSEKNCLVFSNRFDEFFVITNGLTLADHIEIQKKLSQVSSLKLSMSIGYADNPFDANLKAYEGKKTPIILDDHHHIFGFVNGHADQKVTIMHFDVENITSQRKIKSPYEISSVIFGIYAKMSEFFLAKKSLSFFMGGDNFMVVTSGDAKKNAREFLEIAKKEFDVSFNCGIGTGRTAREAVKLATKSLDTIREIRDAKQVKPEIYELSCF, from the coding sequence ATGATCCAGCTTACCATCATAAAGATAACAGAGTATGGTCCGTGGACCCTGACTCTGGGCTCCGATAGGGAGCATGAATTGCAAATGCTTCAGGCACATCTGTATGGCCAGATCCAAAAACTATTCTCTGAGAAGAATTGTCTAGTGTTCTCAAATAGATTTGATGAGTTTTTTGTCATAACAAATGGCTTGACTCTAGCAGATCACATTGAGATACAAAAAAAACTATCTCAAGTATCATCACTAAAGCTTTCCATGTCGATTGGTTATGCAGACAATCCATTTGATGCCAATCTCAAGGCATACGAGGGCAAAAAAACCCCCATAATACTAGATGACCATCACCACATCTTTGGATTTGTAAACGGACATGCAGATCAAAAGGTAACGATAATGCACTTTGATGTGGAAAACATCACATCACAGAGAAAAATAAAGTCACCATACGAAATATCATCTGTCATTTTTGGGATTTATGCAAAAATGTCTGAATTTTTCTTAGCAAAAAAATCACTGAGCTTCTTTATGGGCGGGGACAACTTCATGGTGGTAACATCTGGCGATGCAAAGAAAAATGCACGGGAATTTCTGGAAATCGCAAAAAAGGAATTTGATGTTTCGTTTAATTGCGGAATAGGCACTGGACGCACAGCAAGGGAGGCAGTAAAGCTTGCAACAAAATCACTTGATACCATACGAGAGATACGTGATGCCAAACAAGTAAAGCCGGAAATCTATGAGCTGTCATGCTTTTAA